The following proteins come from a genomic window of Proteinivorax hydrogeniformans:
- a CDS encoding diacylglycerol kinase family protein: MKEFFFVINPKSANGSTAQYWPRIKEMLQDEKYDFDYQLTSAPNQADEIAMEAIRKGYEKIVAVGGDGTVNEVVNGFFLDDGSLVNPKAKLGIISRGTGCDFIRTMGIPKDVKYAIRALKSGKAKPSDVIEGEYISQQGQKIIRRCINISDVGLGGFVVRRVNHTTKSSGGFLSYLLGTLLSVLKCPTFDLEIILDNKLFFSGEVYLAAVANGKYLGGGMKLAPEAILDDGLLDLVLVKAMTKPRLLWNLRKVYSGTHLSHPKIAADKCKTVTVRSLNGDMPLEMDGETGSVKSINYKLNKEKIEVICE, from the coding sequence ATGAAGGAGTTTTTTTTCGTTATAAATCCTAAATCCGCCAATGGCAGCACTGCTCAATACTGGCCTCGTATTAAAGAAATGCTGCAAGATGAAAAATATGATTTTGATTACCAACTGACCTCTGCGCCTAATCAAGCCGATGAAATTGCCATGGAGGCTATTAGAAAAGGGTATGAAAAAATTGTGGCAGTTGGAGGGGATGGAACTGTAAATGAAGTGGTAAACGGATTCTTTTTAGATGACGGTAGTTTAGTTAACCCCAAAGCAAAGTTAGGAATCATTTCTAGAGGAACAGGTTGTGACTTTATACGTACTATGGGAATCCCAAAAGATGTAAAATATGCCATAAGGGCTTTAAAAAGTGGAAAAGCTAAACCTTCTGATGTAATTGAGGGAGAGTATATTTCTCAGCAAGGACAAAAAATTATAAGAAGATGCATAAACATATCAGACGTAGGTCTAGGAGGGTTTGTAGTTAGACGGGTAAACCACACCACTAAATCCTCCGGCGGATTTTTGTCATACTTACTCGGAACTTTGCTAAGCGTGTTAAAGTGCCCCACATTTGATTTAGAAATTATATTAGATAATAAACTTTTTTTTAGTGGGGAAGTATATCTAGCTGCTGTAGCAAATGGCAAGTACCTTGGTGGTGGGATGAAGCTAGCGCCGGAGGCGATTTTAGATGACGGTTTGCTGGATCTAGTGCTAGTTAAGGCAATGACCAAACCTAGGCTGTTATGGAATTTGAGGAAGGTATATTCGGGCACTCACCTAAGTCATCCCAAAATTGCAGCTGATAAGTGCAAAACCGTAACGGTAAGATCATTAAACGGGGACATGCCCTTAGAAATGGACGGCGAGACCGGCAGTGTCAAGTCAATAAATTATAAATTAAACAAGGAAAAGATAGAGGTGATTTGCGAGTAA
- the yedF gene encoding sulfurtransferase-like selenium metabolism protein YedF produces MRIVDNKGLDCPQPVINTKKAIEKGLPVTSIVDNEVARDNVTKLCTKLGFKSQCQEKDGFFHITIAGEEAELVCQEKTEAVGKHLIIQSDKLGQGDDTLGNALMKSFFFTLTETQPYPKRISFVNSGVRLACEGSEVLDAIKDLQQKGTKVASCGICLDFYKLKDKLIGGEITNMYDIVESMNEIDTVSI; encoded by the coding sequence ATGAGAATTGTCGATAACAAGGGGTTGGACTGTCCGCAGCCTGTTATAAATACTAAAAAAGCCATAGAAAAAGGATTGCCAGTTACATCTATTGTTGATAATGAGGTGGCACGGGACAATGTTACTAAGCTTTGTACAAAATTAGGCTTTAAAAGTCAGTGCCAAGAAAAGGACGGTTTTTTTCACATAACCATAGCTGGTGAAGAAGCGGAGCTCGTTTGCCAGGAGAAAACTGAAGCTGTTGGAAAACATTTAATCATTCAAAGCGATAAATTGGGCCAAGGTGATGATACTTTGGGTAATGCGTTAATGAAATCTTTTTTCTTTACCCTTACCGAAACTCAGCCGTATCCAAAAAGAATATCCTTTGTAAACAGCGGTGTTCGCTTAGCATGCGAGGGGTCTGAAGTTTTAGACGCGATTAAGGATTTGCAGCAAAAAGGTACAAAAGTAGCTAGTTGTGGTATATGCTTAGACTTCTATAAGCTAAAAGATAAGCTTATAGGTGGCGAGATAACAAACATGTATGACATAGTAGAGTCAATGAATGAAATAGACACAGTGAGCATATAA
- the rbr gene encoding rubrerythrin codes for MNLKGSKTEKNLWEAFAGESQARNKYEYWAKAAKKEGYEQISGLFSETADNEKAHAKQIFKYLNGITTTTDHLKAAAEGENYEWTTMYAEFEKTAREEGFEKIADFFREVAEVEEEHEKRYRHLLNMVEEGKVFKREEKIEWKCRNCGYVHTGTTPPELCPACFHSKAHYEELCRNY; via the coding sequence ATGAATTTAAAGGGAAGTAAGACAGAAAAGAATCTATGGGAAGCTTTTGCGGGAGAATCTCAGGCTAGGAATAAATACGAGTACTGGGCTAAAGCAGCTAAAAAAGAAGGATACGAGCAAATTTCAGGCCTGTTTTCCGAGACTGCTGACAATGAAAAAGCTCATGCAAAGCAAATCTTTAAATATCTAAATGGAATCACCACCACAACAGACCACCTAAAAGCAGCGGCTGAAGGTGAAAACTATGAGTGGACCACTATGTATGCAGAGTTTGAAAAAACAGCAAGAGAAGAAGGATTTGAAAAAATTGCCGATTTCTTTAGAGAAGTTGCAGAAGTGGAAGAAGAACACGAAAAACGTTATAGACACTTATTAAATATGGTAGAAGAGGGTAAAGTATTTAAGAGAGAAGAAAAAATCGAGTGGAAATGTAGAAACTGTGGCTATGTTCACACAGGAACTACTCCTCCTGAACTTTGCCCAGCATGTTTCCACAGCAAAGCACACTATGAGGAGCTTTGCAGAAACTACTAA
- a CDS encoding rubredoxin-like domain-containing protein: protein MYKCTVCNYLNTEDEAPEKCPKCGAPQEKFEKLKKEHVDKITRSRQTNYLLKDLITSMETINDIADQGIDDDLDPGCRKLFTEAKESAEFLRQTAMAEIENHIGKGKWG from the coding sequence ATGTATAAATGCACTGTTTGTAACTACCTAAATACAGAAGATGAAGCCCCAGAAAAATGTCCCAAATGTGGAGCGCCACAAGAAAAGTTTGAAAAGCTAAAAAAGGAACACGTAGATAAAATAACCAGAAGCCGTCAAACAAACTACCTTTTAAAAGATTTAATCACATCCATGGAAACAATAAATGACATAGCAGATCAAGGCATCGACGATGACCTAGACCCAGGCTGTAGAAAATTATTCACTGAAGCCAAAGAAAGCGCAGAATTCTTGCGCCAAACTGCTATGGCGGAGATTGAGAATCATATAGGTAAGGGTAAGTGGGGCTAA